CGGGGTTTCATTTCGACAACGAAACGCCGCGTCACGACGCGCTGCTTGCGCCCCACGCGCTGGCCTCGCGCCTGGTCAGCAACGGTGAATACCTCGCCTTCATGCGCGACGGCGGCTACCAGCGCGCCACGCTGTGGCTGGCCGATGGCTGGGCAAGCTGTCAGCGCGAAGCCTGGCAGGCGCCGCAGTACTGGCGCGAAGTCGATGGCGCGTGGTTCGAATTCACGCTTTGCGGTCTGCACCCGCTCGATGTCGACGCGCCGGTCTGCCACGTCAGTCACTACGAAGCCGATGCCTATGCGCAATGGGCTGACGCGCGTCTGCCAACCGAGTTCGAATGGGAAGCGGCCGCCGCCGCCACGCCGCCGCTCGCCAGCGACGATGATGAAGGGCAACACCTGCATCCGCGCGCCACGCGCAGCGGCGCGGCGTTCGACGACCTGTTCGGCGCGGTGTGGCAATGGACGCGCTCCGCCTACCTGCCCTACCCCGCTTTCAAGGCGCCGGCCGGCGCCGTCGGCGAGTACAACGGCAAGTTCATGAGCAACCAGGTGGTCTTGAAAGGCAGTTGCTGCGCGACGCCGGCGGGACATGCGCGCGCCAGCTATCGCAATTTCTTCTACGCGCACCAGCGCTGGCCGTTCACGGGCATACGCCTGGCGCGGGATGCGTGAGGGCTTGATTGCCAGCGTGCGAATGAATTCGCACCTACACGGGCGGCGTCATTCTTTGTAGGTGCGAATTCATTCGCACACAGGAACCCGCCGTCCCTCTAACTGCTCAAGCCGCCATTGACCTTCAAGGTCTGCCCGGTGATGAAGGCCGCTTCGTCGGAACACAGGAACAGCGCCGCCGCCGCCACGTCCTCCGGCGTGCCGAAGCGCGCGAGCGGGGTCTGGGCGATGACGCGGTCGCGATACTCCGGCGCCATCTCCGTTTCGGCGAACGCCGTCGTGATCCAGCCCGGCGCCACTTCGTTGACGCGCACGCTTGGCGCCACGCTGCGCGCGAACGAGCGCGTGAAACCGGTGACGCCGGCCTTGGTCGCGGCGAACATCTCGGGATGGCGTTCGGCCATGCCGCGTAGCGCCAGATCCCAGGACATGTTGAGGATCACGCCCTGCCCTTGCGCCTGCATGCGCGGCGCCACCGCCCACGCGCACAGCATGGTGCCGCGCAGGTCGACATCGATGAGACTGGCGAGCTTGGCGAGATCGCTGCCCTTGGCGCCGTCGCCGGTCAGGATGTCGGCGCCGGCGATGTTGGCCCAGATGTCGATGCCGCCCAGCAGGCGCACGGCTTCATCGACGAGGCGATCAATCGCCAAGGGCTGCGCGACATCGGCCTGCACCGCATGGGCGCGACCGCCATCGGCCTCGATGTCGCTGACCACCGCCGTCGCGCGCTCCACCGAACGCGCGTAGTTGACCACCACCGTCGCGCCTTCGCGCGCGAAGGCCAGCGCCACGGCGCGACCGATGCCGCTGCTGGCGCCCGTCACCACCGCGCGCTTGCCGAGCAGGCGCAGGCTCATGCGCTGGCCAAGGCGGCTTTGATCAACGCCTGGCCTTCCTCCTGGATGCGGCGCAGGTGATCGGCGCCACGAAAACTTTCGGCGTAGAGCTTGTAGACGTCCTCGGTGCCTGACGGGCGCGCCGCGAACCAGCCCTGCGCGGTCACCACCTTGAGACCGCCGATGGCGGCGCCGTTGCCGGGCGCATGGCTCAAGGCGGCCGTGATCGGATCGCCCGCCAAGGTGGTGGCGGTCAAGGCGCTCGGGCTCAAGGCGCCGAGGATGGCCTTCTCGGCCGGCGTCGCCGCGGCATCGATGCGCGCATACACCGGCTCGCCGAGTTCACTCACCAGCTGCCGGTAACACTCGCCCGGATCGCGGCCGCGCACTGCCATGATCTCGGCCGCCAGCAGGTCCATGATGAGACCGTCCTTGTCGGTGCACCACACGCGTCCGTCCTGGCGCAGGAACGATGCGCCGGCGCTCTCCTCGCCGCCGAAGCCGAGTTCACCCGACAACAATCCGGGCACGAAATACTTGAAGCCTACCGGCACTTCCACCAGCGGTCGGCCGAGACGCGCCGCCACGCGATCGATGAGGCTGCTGCTGACCAGGGTCTTGCCGACGCCGGCCTCGCGCCGCCAGCCGGGCCGCGCGCCGAACAGGTAATCGATGGCGACGGCCAGGTAGTGATTGGGATTCATGAGCCCGACGCTGGGCGTGACGATGCCATGGCGATCGCAATCGGCATCGTTGCCGCAGGCCAGCGAGTAGCGGTCCTTCATGGCGATGAGCTGGGCCATGGCGTGGGGCGACGAGCAGTCCATGCGGATCTTGCCGTCCCAGTCGAGCGGCATGAAGGCGAAGCGCCCATCCACCACGGGATTGACCACGGTGATATCCAGCCCGTAGCGCTCGGCGATGGGCGCCCAGTAGTCGACCGCCGAACCGCCCAGCGGATCGATGCCGATGCGCAGCCCCGCCGCGCGGATGCGCGGCATGTCGACGACCGCACCGAGATCCGCCACGTAATGCGCGATGTAATCGTGGCGATGGGTGGTGGCGGCGCGCAGCGCCGCGGCGAGCGGCACGCGCTTGACGCCCGCGAGCCTGGCCGCCAGCAGTTGGTTGGCGCGCTGTTCTATCCACTTGGTGATGTCGGTGTCGGCCGGTCCGCCTTGCGGCGGGTTGTACTTGATGCCGCCGTCCTGCGGCGGATTGTGCGAGGGCGTGATGACGATGCCATCGGCATGGCCGCTGTCACGGCCGTGGTTGTAGGTGAGGATGGCATGGGAGATGGCCGGCGTCGGCGTGTAGCCGTCGCGCGCATCAATCATGGTATCGACGCCATTGGCGGCCAGCACTTCCAGGCTGTCCTGCCACGCCGGCGCCGACAGCGCATGGGTGTCACGGCCGAGATACAAAGGCCCGCTGGTGCCCTGCGCGGCGCGGTAGTCGCATACCGCCTGCACCACCGCCAGCACGTGCGCGCTGTTGAAACTGGCCTTGAATGCCGAACCGCGATGACCCGAGGTGCCGAAAGCCACGCGCTGCTCGCGGCTGCCGGCATCGGGCGTGATGTCGGTGTAGGCGGCCAGCAAGGCATCGACATCGATGAGGTCAGCGGGCTCGGCGACGAGGCCGGCGCGGGCGTGCACGGACATGAAAACTCCTGGGCTGGGGCGTATCAGGGATATGGTGTCACTGTCGCGCCGACATTGGCATGACCTGGCGCGCAGCGCGCGGCTTTTTCATTGCACGACGCGTCGCGCGCGCCACGCCAGCAGCGCGGTCAAGGCCAGCGCGGCAAGGTTCAGCGCCGCCGAACTCATGAAGGCCGCGCCATAGCTGCCGGTCACATCGAACAGCCAGCCCGCGACATAGGGACCGATGGCGGCGGGCGCACCGGCCACGGCGAAGATCATGCCGACGATGGCGGCGACGTGGGCGCGACCGAAAAGATCGCCGCACAACGGCGGCAGCAGCGTCACCCCGCCGCCGTAGGAAAAACCGAACACCGTCGCCGCCACCCACAGCGTAGCCAGGCCGTGGGCGTCGGCGAACAGCATGAACGCCGCCGCCTGCAGCGCGAACACGCCGAGCAGGGCCGGCATGCGGCCTATCCAGTCCGACAGCACGCCGGACGACAGGCGTCCAACCGTGCCGCCGATGCCGATGGCGCTGATTACCGAGGCCGCCGCGACGCGACTGATGCCGAGATCCTCGGCATAGGCCACCGCGTGCACGAACGGCACGAATACCGGCACCCAGGTCAGGAAATAGATGGCGATGAGCAACAGGAAGGGTTCGGTCCAGCACACTTCGTTCAATGTTTTGCCCGGGCCGAGCGCGCTGACCACGGGCGGCTCGGCGTCACCGTCGGGCCACAGGCCGACGGACTCCGGGTCGCGCACCATGAAGCGCGCCGCCACCAGCATGCAGCCGGCCGCGACCACGGCGGTGATGGCCAAGGTCCAGCGCCAGCCGACCAGACCAATCAAGCTCGCGGCCAGCGCCGGCACCAGCAGGTTGCCGAGGCTGCCGCCGCTGGAGGCAACCGCCACCGCCGTGCCGCGACGGCGCGTGAACCAGCGCGACACCGTGGCATTGCACGGCACCCATGCCACGCTCATGCCGAGCGCGGCGACCAGGCCCAGCGTGAGATTGAGATGCCAGGGTTCATGCACCAGCGCGCTGGCGCCCCAGCCAAGGCCGAGCAGGATGGCGCCGACCGTGATCACCGGCCGTGGCCCGATGCGATCGGTGGCGCGTCCGGTGGCGGCGCTCAGGGCGCTGTAGAGAAATACATACAGCGAATACGGCAGTGCGGTGGCGGCACGACTCCAGCCGAGTTCGGCGGCCATGCCGCTGGCGAACACGCCGTAGCTGAACTGCAGCCCATAGGCAAAGAACAGCACGCTGAAAGCGGCGGCCACCACCTGCCAGCCGCGAAACACGCCACGCCCTTCGCTCAGGGCTGCTGTGCCCACGCCTGCATCACGGCCGGCCACACCGGCACCACCGAGGTCATGGCCGCATTGGCCTCGTCGCTGGCCTTGCGTTGCACCGCTTCGCTGAACACCTGCACGCCGTCGCCTTTCAAGAGCGCCACCGCCATCTGGTTGGTGTCGGCGTTCCAGACCAGGCCGGCTTTCTCGGCGACCTCGGGAATGGGCGTGAACTTCGAGACCACGAAGAACAAGGGGCCCTGCTGTTGCAGTTGGTCGGCGGTCTTCAACAGCTGCAGGGCGGTGTCGTAGTTGGGCCCGAGCAGCGCTGTCATGCGATCCCGGATCAAAGGCTGGTCGTAGAGATGCACGACATTCGGGTCGAGGCCGACCAGGGGCTTGAGCAGCGCCCACATCAGCTGCGCCGGGCTCGGCAGCAACATGGCCGGCGCGAGACACGCCGACAGCGGCACCGACAGGCAAACACACATGGCCGCCACACGCAGCTTGAGCGCGATACGCATCGTCAGAATTTCATCCCAATGGCAGGGCCGCCATGGTGAGTGGCGAGGCCCCCGAAAGCAAGGCCGCGCCGCGTGACGGCGCGCCGCGCTTCGTTCGATAATCACGGCGCCGAGCGCCATCGTCGTCAACATGACACCAGGAGTATCGCCCATGACGCCGGAGCAAGTGGTCAACGCGTTCTGCAAGGCCTTGAACGACGAAGGCGTGGAAGCCTCGCTGCGCTACATCGCCGATGACTGTGTCTACCAGAACATGCCGTTCCCGCCGGTGCACGGCCCGCAAGGCGTGCGCGACACCCTGCTCGGCTTCTTCCAGATCACCGGCCCGGTGCGTATCGAGACCTTGCAGCAGGCCGCGGTCGGCGATTACGTGTTCAACGAACGCCTCGACCATTTCGCGCCGCCCGGCGGCCGCGCCTTTCCGCTGCCGGTGGCCGGCGCGTTCAAGGTGCGCGGTGACAAGATCAGCGAATGGCGCGATTACTTCTGCATGCGCCAGTTCGCCGAAGGCACGGGGCTCGCGATCTGAGCAAGCCGGGCGCACGCCCGCCGCGCGGCGCGGACTGGCTGGCGATGGCGCTCGCGGCGCTCGGCGCGTGCGCGCCGGCGGCACGCGCCGCCGACTCGCCCGAGGACGCCGTGCGCTTCCGCCAGGGCATCATGAACGCCATGGCCTGGAACGTCGCACCACTGGCCTACATGGTCACCGGCCGACAGCGCTTCGACGATGCGCGCTTCACGGTGCTGGCGGCGCGTACCGCGGTGCTCGCCACCATGGCGCTGGAAGGCTTCACGCCGGACAGCGCCGCGGCCCGTTCACTGACCAGCGCCAAAGTGTGGCGAAACTTCGACGATTTCAGCCAGCGCATGCAGGCCTGGAATCCACCAGTTCGGCGCTGGCCAAGGCCGCGCAGCGCGGTGACCAGGCGCAGATGCGCGTGTTGTTCGACGACACGCTCAAGATCTGCAAAGCCTGTCATGACCAATACCAGCGCGCGCCCTGAGCCCCGCTCGCGTGGCGCGCATTCATCACCTGACAAGGAGAGACCCATGCTGTCGACGCGCGTGATTGTGATAGGCCTGCTCGGCCTGGGATTGGACGGCGCGCTGGCCGCCGATGCGCCACCGCCCTGCGGACATTCGCTCGACTCCGCGCCCAGGACCGTGCAGAGCACGCTCACGCCGGCCTATGCCGACAGCAAGGTCGATTTGAAATCCGTCGCGAAGCACATGAATGGTCTCATGCTCGAGATCGGGCGCTGCCAGGCCTACGCGCAGGACCCGGACAACGACACCCCCAACCGTCAGCACGACATCGCCGAGTGGCAGTCGCTCAACCAATGGATGTATCGCCTGACGAGCTTCGTCGATCAGAACGCACGCGGCGATCATCACATGGACTGGAAACGTGAGTTCGAGCTGTTCCAGGACGTCTACGAGTTGAAGCGCTGAGCCGGCCATGCACATCTGGGTGGACGCGGACGCCTGTCCGCGCGTGATCAGGGACATCATCTTCCGCGCCGCCGAGCGCCGCGCCATCGCCACCACCCTGGTCGCCAACCAGTCGCTGTCCCTGCCGCCTTCGGCCCATGTGCGCAGCGTGCGCGTGCCGGGCGGCTTCGATGAAGCGGACAAGCACATCGAGAACTCGGTCGCGCCCGGCGACATCGTCATCACGGCCGATATTCCGCTTGCCGCCGGCGTCATCGCCAAGGGCGCGCTGGCGCTCAATCCGCGCGGCACGCTCTACACCAAGGACAACATCGGCGAGCGTCTCGCGGTACGCGACATGCTGGACGAGCTGCGCTCCTCGCGCCTGGTGCGCGGCGGCCCGCCGCCGCTCGATCAGAAGGACAGGCAGGCGTTCGCCAACCAGTTCGACAAGCTGCTGGCACGCGCAGCGCAGGCATGAGCATGCACATCGCCTGGTACGACGTGGTCGGCACCGTCGGCGTGGTGCTGATCCTCATCGCCTATTTCCTGCTGCAGACCGAGCGCTGGTCGGGCCAGTCGCTGAGCTATTCGCTGGTCAACCTCGTCGGCTCGCTGATGATCACGGTGTCGCTCATCTACGATTTCAACCTGTCGTCGTTCATCATCGAGGTGGCGTGGATAGCGATCAGCATCTATGGCATCGTGCGTGCGCGCCGCGCCACGCGCGGTGGCGCATCGTATATCCCCAGCGAGGACACCCCATGATCGTCGATCACCGCACCTACACCCTCTATCCCGGCAAGCTCAAGGCCTTTGTCGAACTCTACGGCAGCAAGGGCTGGCCGCTGCAACAGCAGTACCTTGGCGACTGCGTGGGCTGGTACAGCTCGATGGACATCGGGCAGTTGAACCAGGTCGTGCACATGTGGCGCTTCAAGGATCTCAACGACCGCGCCGAGCGTCGCGCGCGCATGATGGCGGACCCGGCGTGGCCGGTGTATGCGGAGTCCGCCGCGCCGCTCATCCAGCACCAGGAAAACAAGATCCTGAGCGCCGCGCCGTTCTTCAAGGCTTGATGGCGGGCCGAGGCCACGCACAAGGTCGTGGCCGACCAACACTGGCCCACCTACATGAGCTGACAGCGGCACCCGTGGCGCGCCGCGCGCGCGCCTGTAGACTGCTTGCACCGCGGGGAGACAGGCCATGAACGAAGCGCTGCGAGCATCCGGTACCGACATCGCGATTCCGCCCCACGTGCCGCCCGAGCGCGTGTTCGACTTCGACATCTACGCTCCCCACGCCGCCGGTGAAGACTACTTCGAAGCCTGGCTGCGCTTCCGCAACGAAATGCCCTTCCCGCTGATCTGGACGCCGCGCCACGGCGGACACTGGGTGGTGACGCGCGGCGCGCAGGTGCTCGAGGTCTATGCCGATGCCACGCGATTCTCGGTCGATGCCTTCGGCGTGCCGCGCGCGGTCGGCGCGCAACAGCCGCTCGGCGCCTTGATCAAGGATCCTCCCGAGCACAGCCAGTGGCGCCAATTTCTCAATGTCGGCCTGTCGCCGCGCGTGGTGCGCGACAACGAAGCGGCGATCCGCGCCCGTGCCGTCGCCCTCATCGAAGGCTTCCGGCACCGCGGCCATTGCGAGGTGGTGCGCGACTTCGCCGATGTGCTGCCCTTGAGCGTGTTCCTGGAACTCGTCGGCCTGCCGCTCGCCGATCGCGAAATGCTTGCGGCATGGACCGCCGAGACGGTGCGCGGCGCCGACCTCGTGGCACGCCAGCAGGCTTTCATGGCGCTGGCCGATTACCTCGCGCCGGTGCTGGCCGCGCGGCGCGGTGGCGGCGGCAGCGACATGCTGAGCGCGATTGCAAACCTGGAAGTCAACGGCGCGCCGATCGCGACCGAAGAAGCCGTGGGCGCCGCCATCCACCTGTGCATGGCCGGTCTCGACACGGTCGCCTCGCTGCTGGTGTTCGTGCTGGAGTACCTGGCCCGTCATCCCCACGAGCGCCGCGCGCTGCGCGATGATGCGGCGCGCCTGCAGGGCGCGGCCACCGAGTTCACGCGGCGCTTCCCCATCGTGGTGATGAGTCGTCGCGTAGTCGCCGACATCACGTTCGCCGACACCGCACTGCGGCGCGACGACATGATCACTGCCGCCACCATGCTCTATAACCTCGACCCCGAGATCTTTCCCGAGCCGCTGCGCTTCGATCCTGCGCGTCGCACCGTGCAACTGGCCACTTTTGGCCACGGTATCCACCGCTGCCCCGGCGCCATCCTCGGTCGCCAGGAACTCGTGATCACCTTGCAGGAGTGGCTGAAGCGCATTCCTGATTTCGAACTCGCCAATGCCCAGGCACCGCGTACCAACGGCGGCATCGTCGCCAGCATGCCGGCCCTCGAACTGCGCTGGCGCGCGTGAGCGCGCCGCGCGACAACCCTCACGCCACCAACGAAGAAATCACCAGGTCGGAAAGGGTCTGGTAACGCACGAAGTTGTCGGCTTCATCCATGAGGCCGGTGCTGAGCAACACCAGCGAAACATCACGTGCCGGGTCGACCCAGAACAATGTCGTGCCACGACCGATGCCGCCAAAGGTGCGCGGCGAGTTCAGATCGCCGAAAGGTCCGGGCGTCGGCTTCTCACCGCGTCCCCAGAAACCCAGGCCCAGGTAGGCCGGGCATTCCTGCCAGTGCCGCCCGGCGAACAACCACTTGAACACCTGGTTCGGCATTTCGCCGGTGTGATTGCGTGACATGAGGTCGATCATGGCCGGCGACAGGATGCGCTGGCCGTCGAGTTCGCCGCCGCGCCTGAGCATCTCGGTGAAGCGCCACATGTCGGCCAGCGTCGAGAACGCGCCGCCGCCCGGCACCACCGAGTGCGGATGAGTGGCATAGCCGCTGATGCGCGCGATATGGGTGGCGGCGATGTTGGCGGCGTGCTGGTGTTGCGGCAGCAGGAGATAGGACGCCGGCTGCAACGGGCAACGTCGTGCCATCAGGTCGACGCGCGGACCGAACGCGGTGTCGCGCATGGCGAGAGGCGCGAACAGGTGCTCCTGCATGAGTTCGGTGAACGCACGCCCGCTGGCGCGCTGCATGAACAGGCCCAGCACCGAATGGGCGACCAGCACCGAGTAGGCCACCGCCGTGCCGGGCGTGCAGGAGGCCGGCCGGTCGAAGGTCCAGGCCGCGTACTGTTCGAGATTGGCGATGACCTCGGGCGGCACGCCGGGCGTGTCGATGGGCAGGCCACCGGTCTGGGTCAGGAGATGATGGAGGTTGATGAGCTGCTTGTCGGCGCGGCCGAATTCCGGAATCACCTCGGCAATCGGCGTGGTGAGATGGAACATGCCGTCTTCCACCAGCTTCAAGGCCACGGTCGAGGTCAAGGCCTTGGTCAGCGACATGAGATGGAACACCGAGTCGGGTTCCAGTGGCAGGTCGGCGTCGCGATCGGCGTAGCCTTCGCAGATGTCCAGCACCCATTGGCCGTGACGCGCCACGCGCAGCGCCACGCCATTGCAGCGGCCGGCGGCGATGTCCGCTTCGACGCGTCGCGTGACGCGGGCCAGTCGGTCGGGGTCGAATCCCAGCGCGGCGGCGTCGGCGGGGATCAGGGGGGGCTCCTCAGGGGACTCGGCGCGCATGGCATGCTAGCGCATCTTCCGTAGGTGCGAATTCATTCGGACATTGCAGGAAGGGCGCCGAGGCGCCGTCGCTGATCGTCGGCGTGCGAATGAATTCGCACCTACGGTA
The Pseudomonadota bacterium DNA segment above includes these coding regions:
- a CDS encoding alpha-D-glucose phosphate-specific phosphoglucomutase, which translates into the protein MSVHARAGLVAEPADLIDVDALLAAYTDITPDAGSREQRVAFGTSGHRGSAFKASFNSAHVLAVVQAVCDYRAAQGTSGPLYLGRDTHALSAPAWQDSLEVLAANGVDTMIDARDGYTPTPAISHAILTYNHGRDSGHADGIVITPSHNPPQDGGIKYNPPQGGPADTDITKWIEQRANQLLAARLAGVKRVPLAAALRAATTHRHDYIAHYVADLGAVVDMPRIRAAGLRIGIDPLGGSAVDYWAPIAERYGLDITVVNPVVDGRFAFMPLDWDGKIRMDCSSPHAMAQLIAMKDRYSLACGNDADCDRHGIVTPSVGLMNPNHYLAVAIDYLFGARPGWRREAGVGKTLVSSSLIDRVAARLGRPLVEVPVGFKYFVPGLLSGELGFGGEESAGASFLRQDGRVWCTDKDGLIMDLLAAEIMAVRGRDPGECYRQLVSELGEPVYARIDAAATPAEKAILGALSPSALTATTLAGDPITAALSHAPGNGAAIGGLKVVTAQGWFAARPSGTEDVYKLYAESFRGADHLRRIQEEGQALIKAALASA
- a CDS encoding NIPSNAP family protein, with the translated sequence MIVDHRTYTLYPGKLKAFVELYGSKGWPLQQQYLGDCVGWYSSMDIGQLNQVVHMWRFKDLNDRAERRARMMADPAWPVYAESAAPLIQHQENKILSAAPFFKA
- a CDS encoding MFS transporter, translated to MGTAALSEGRGVFRGWQVVAAAFSVLFFAYGLQFSYGVFASGMAAELGWSRAATALPYSLYVFLYSALSAATGRATDRIGPRPVITVGAILLGLGWGASALVHEPWHLNLTLGLVAALGMSVAWVPCNATVSRWFTRRRGTAVAVASSGGSLGNLLVPALAASLIGLVGWRWTLAITAVVAAGCMLVAARFMVRDPESVGLWPDGDAEPPVVSALGPGKTLNEVCWTEPFLLLIAIYFLTWVPVFVPFVHAVAYAEDLGISRVAAASVISAIGIGGTVGRLSSGVLSDWIGRMPALLGVFALQAAAFMLFADAHGLATLWVAATVFGFSYGGGVTLLPPLCGDLFGRAHVAAIVGMIFAVAGAPAAIGPYVAGWLFDVTGSYGAAFMSSAALNLAALALTALLAWRARRVVQ
- a CDS encoding nuclear transport factor 2 family protein, whose translation is MTPEQVVNAFCKALNDEGVEASLRYIADDCVYQNMPFPPVHGPQGVRDTLLGFFQITGPVRIETLQQAAVGDYVFNERLDHFAPPGGRAFPLPVAGAFKVRGDKISEWRDYFCMRQFAEGTGLAI
- a CDS encoding ergothioneine biosynthesis protein EgtB; translation: MPNSARQLSPSAPAASLAQRYAEVRARSLALVAPLSAEDACVQAMPDTSPAKWHLAHVTWFFETFLLEAREANFKAFHPAFRELFNSYYNAVGRQFPRPQRGLLTRPSLAQVLAYRADVDARMARIIADADATTVALIELGLNHEQQHQELLLMDIKYLLSLNPLAPAYRETAPPPSAPAEPLRWHAQTGAIVRVGHDGAGFHFDNETPRHDALLAPHALASRLVSNGEYLAFMRDGGYQRATLWLADGWASCQREAWQAPQYWREVDGAWFEFTLCGLHPLDVDAPVCHVSHYEADAYAQWADARLPTEFEWEAAAAATPPLASDDDEGQHLHPRATRSGAAFDDLFGAVWQWTRSAYLPYPAFKAPAGAVGEYNGKFMSNQVVLKGSCCATPAGHARASYRNFFYAHQRWPFTGIRLARDA
- a CDS encoding cytochrome P450; its protein translation is MNEALRASGTDIAIPPHVPPERVFDFDIYAPHAAGEDYFEAWLRFRNEMPFPLIWTPRHGGHWVVTRGAQVLEVYADATRFSVDAFGVPRAVGAQQPLGALIKDPPEHSQWRQFLNVGLSPRVVRDNEAAIRARAVALIEGFRHRGHCEVVRDFADVLPLSVFLELVGLPLADREMLAAWTAETVRGADLVARQQAFMALADYLAPVLAARRGGGGSDMLSAIANLEVNGAPIATEEAVGAAIHLCMAGLDTVASLLVFVLEYLARHPHERRALRDDAARLQGAATEFTRRFPIVVMSRRVVADITFADTALRRDDMITAATMLYNLDPEIFPEPLRFDPARRTVQLATFGHGIHRCPGAILGRQELVITLQEWLKRIPDFELANAQAPRTNGGIVASMPALELRWRA
- a CDS encoding SDR family oxidoreductase, whose protein sequence is MSLRLLGKRAVVTGASSGIGRAVALAFAREGATVVVNYARSVERATAVVSDIEADGGRAHAVQADVAQPLAIDRLVDEAVRLLGGIDIWANIAGADILTGDGAKGSDLAKLASLIDVDLRGTMLCAWAVAPRMQAQGQGVILNMSWDLALRGMAERHPEMFAATKAGVTGFTRSFARSVAPSVRVNEVAPGWITTAFAETEMAPEYRDRVIAQTPLARFGTPEDVAAAALFLCSDEAAFITGQTLKVNGGLSS
- a CDS encoding beta-lactamase family protein, with translation MRAESPEEPPLIPADAAALGFDPDRLARVTRRVEADIAAGRCNGVALRVARHGQWVLDICEGYADRDADLPLEPDSVFHLMSLTKALTSTVALKLVEDGMFHLTTPIAEVIPEFGRADKQLINLHHLLTQTGGLPIDTPGVPPEVIANLEQYAAWTFDRPASCTPGTAVAYSVLVAHSVLGLFMQRASGRAFTELMQEHLFAPLAMRDTAFGPRVDLMARRCPLQPASYLLLPQHQHAANIAATHIARISGYATHPHSVVPGGGAFSTLADMWRFTEMLRRGGELDGQRILSPAMIDLMSRNHTGEMPNQVFKWLFAGRHWQECPAYLGLGFWGRGEKPTPGPFGDLNSPRTFGGIGRGTTLFWVDPARDVSLVLLSTGLMDEADNFVRYQTLSDLVISSLVA
- a CDS encoding YaiI/YqxD family protein; this translates as MHIWVDADACPRVIRDIIFRAAERRAIATTLVANQSLSLPPSAHVRSVRVPGGFDEADKHIENSVAPGDIVITADIPLAAGVIAKGALALNPRGTLYTKDNIGERLAVRDMLDELRSSRLVRGGPPPLDQKDRQAFANQFDKLLARAAQA
- a CDS encoding cytochrome c is translated as MALAALGACAPAARAADSPEDAVRFRQGIMNAMAWNVAPLAYMVTGRQRFDDARFTVLAARTAVLATMALEGFTPDSAAARSLTSAKVWRNFDDFSQRMQAWNPPVRRWPRPRSAVTRRRCACCSTTRSRSAKPVMTNTSARPEPRSRGAHSSPDKERPMLSTRVIVIGLLGLGLDGALAADAPPPCGHSLDSAPRTVQSTLTPAYADSKVDLKSVAKHMNGLMLEIGRCQAYAQDPDNDTPNRQHDIAEWQSLNQWMYRLTSFVDQNARGDHHMDWKREFELFQDVYELKR